AGTTGACGCTCACGGGCGGCGACCCCCTGTTCCGCAAGGACCTCCCGCGGATCGTCAACTTCGTCCGCGACCGGGGCGTGTTCTGCAATATCATCACGACCGGTCATCTTCTGCCGCGCCGAATCGACGAGATCCGTCGCCTCAATCTGATCGTCATCAGCATCGATGGACCGAGGGACGCGCACGACCGCCTTCGCGGCGACGGCTCGTACGACGCGGCCATCGCGGGCATCGAGGCGTGCGTGAATGGGGGCGTGCCCGTCACGACCAACACCGTTGTCACGCGGCTCAACATGGACCGTCTCGACATGGTCCTCGATCTCGCGGAGCAATACCGGAGCGCCGCGATGTTTTCGCCGATGGAAATCTATCACGCGAACATCGACAGTCCGGAGAATCGCTCGCTCGAACTCGACGCCGGCGAAATCGATCGCCTCGTGGAGTTTCTTCTCGCCGCGAAGTCCCGTGGCCGACCGGTGGGCCACACACGCCACGCACTGAAAATGTGGCGAATGAAACCGACCATGACGCATTGTCGCTGGGCGGGGCGTCTGTTCTGTTCCATCCTTCCGTCGGGGCGGGTCGCCTCGTGCAATCCGCTGATGGGCGCGGGATTTTCGTGGCAGGACGGTCGCGAACTCGGCTACGTCCACGCGATGAATCGCATGCCGGACTTTCACTGCAACGGGTGCTATACGGGTTTTCCGGAAATCGACCATATGCTCTCCCTCGATCCGCGGGCGTGGTTTGACTGAAGACACCCGGCACATCGCGAACTCGGCGACGAACGAAGAAGGCCCGGCCCGCAGGAGTCGATTTTCTTCGCTCCCGCTTCGGGTTGCCGCGCGCATCGTGCCGATTTTGGTCACGTTTGCGCTTCTGTATGTGCTGCTGCGTAACGTCGATTCCGTCGCGCTCGCCAGTTCCATCCGCTCCGCTGTTCGCTCCCCGTGGTGTTGGGTCGCCCTGGCGTTGTCCATCACATCTCACATCGGGCTCTCCGCGATGAAGTGGGGGGAGATTCTCTCCGGCCTCGGCGCTCGCCAACCGCTGTCGCTGCTGGTGTATCTCGAGTCAGCCACCGACATCCTCATCCGCGTGGTCCCGCTGCGTGCTGGGGAGTTGT
The window above is part of the Deltaproteobacteria bacterium genome. Proteins encoded here:
- a CDS encoding radical SAM protein; its protein translation is MDLGRVLTARFADRRYPLYVQFLMTERCALRCAYCEVPGMAADEMPTEEILAMMDELCRAGMRKLTLTGGDPLFRKDLPRIVNFVRDRGVFCNIITTGHLLPRRIDEIRRLNLIVISIDGPRDAHDRLRGDGSYDAAIAGIEACVNGGVPVTTNTVVTRLNMDRLDMVLDLAEQYRSAAMFSPMEIYHANIDSPENRSLELDAGEIDRLVEFLLAAKSRGRPVGHTRHALKMWRMKPTMTHCRWAGRLFCSILPSGRVASCNPLMGAGFSWQDGRELGYVHAMNRMPDFHCNGCYTGFPEIDHMLSLDPRAWFD